The following are encoded together in the Brassica napus cultivar Da-Ae chromosome A9, Da-Ae, whole genome shotgun sequence genome:
- the LOC106413924 gene encoding ELMO domain-containing protein C isoform X2 — protein MDDRGGSFVAVRRISQGLERGNVYHSSSTSSSAEAVAGSAAWLGRGLSCVCVQGSHGDARPSFDLTPAQEEGLQRLQSRMDVAYDSSIPHHQEALKDLWKLAFPEEELHGIVSEQWKEMGWQGKDPSTDFRGGGFISLENLLYFARSFPKCFQDLLRKQVGDRSVWEYPFAVAGINITFMLIQMLGLEAVNESAFDLLYCIAFKLMDQQWLSMHASYMEFNTVMKSTRRQLEREIMVKDITGIEDMPSYSLLSQ, from the exons atgGATGATAGAGGAGGCTCGTTCGTGGCGGTGAGGCGGATTTCACAAGGACTAGAACGAGGAAACGTTTAccattcttcttctacttcttccTCTG CTGAGGCTGTCGCTGGATCGGCAGCGTGGTTAGGGCGTGGCCTTTCCTGTGTTTGTGTTCAGGGAAGTCATGGCGACGCCCGTCCTTCCTTTGATCTAACACCTGCTCAG GAGGAAGGCTTGCAGAGGTTGCAGAGCCGCATGGATGTAGCATATGACAGCTCTATTCCTCACCATCAG GAAGCTCTGAAGGATCTTTGGAAACTTGCCTTTCCTGAAGAAGAGCTACATGGGATTGTATCTGAGCAGTGGAAGGAAATGGGCTGGCAGGGAAAAGATCCATCAACTGATTTTAG GGGTGGTGGTTTCATATCTCTTGAAAACTTATTATACTTCGCCAGGAGTTTCCCG AAATGCTTCCAGGACCTTCTGCGGAAGCAGGTTGGGGATCGTTCTGTGTGGGAATACCCGTTCGCTGTTGCTGGCATCAATATCACGTTCATGCTTATCCAGATGCTTGGCCTTGAAGCAG TGAATGAATCTGCCTTTGACCTTCTTTATTGCATTGCCTTCAAGCTAATGGATCAGCAATGGCTCTCCATGCATGCTTCGTACATGGAATTTAAC ACGGTAATGAAATCGACAAGGCGGCAACTGGAGAGAGAGATAATGGTTAAAGACATAACAGGTATTGAAGATATGCCATCATACAGCCTTCTCAGTCAATAG
- the LOC106413924 gene encoding ELMO domain-containing protein C isoform X1 has protein sequence MDDRGGSFVAVRRISQGLERGNVYHSSSTSSSAEAVAGSAAWLGRGLSCVCVQGSHGDARPSFDLTPAQEEGLQRLQSRMDVAYDSSIPHHQEALKDLWKLAFPEEELHGIVSEQWKEMGWQGKDPSTDFRGGGFISLENLLYFARSFPKCFQDLLRKQVGDRSVWEYPFAVAGINITFMLIQMLGLEAVKPQSIVGETFLRFLSVNESAFDLLYCIAFKLMDQQWLSMHASYMEFNTVMKSTRRQLEREIMVKDITGIEDMPSYSLLSQ, from the exons atgGATGATAGAGGAGGCTCGTTCGTGGCGGTGAGGCGGATTTCACAAGGACTAGAACGAGGAAACGTTTAccattcttcttctacttcttccTCTG CTGAGGCTGTCGCTGGATCGGCAGCGTGGTTAGGGCGTGGCCTTTCCTGTGTTTGTGTTCAGGGAAGTCATGGCGACGCCCGTCCTTCCTTTGATCTAACACCTGCTCAG GAGGAAGGCTTGCAGAGGTTGCAGAGCCGCATGGATGTAGCATATGACAGCTCTATTCCTCACCATCAG GAAGCTCTGAAGGATCTTTGGAAACTTGCCTTTCCTGAAGAAGAGCTACATGGGATTGTATCTGAGCAGTGGAAGGAAATGGGCTGGCAGGGAAAAGATCCATCAACTGATTTTAG GGGTGGTGGTTTCATATCTCTTGAAAACTTATTATACTTCGCCAGGAGTTTCCCG AAATGCTTCCAGGACCTTCTGCGGAAGCAGGTTGGGGATCGTTCTGTGTGGGAATACCCGTTCGCTGTTGCTGGCATCAATATCACGTTCATGCTTATCCAGATGCTTGGCCTTGAAGCAG TGAAACCACAGAGTATTGTTGGCGAAACATTTTTGAGATTTCTTTCGG TGAATGAATCTGCCTTTGACCTTCTTTATTGCATTGCCTTCAAGCTAATGGATCAGCAATGGCTCTCCATGCATGCTTCGTACATGGAATTTAAC ACGGTAATGAAATCGACAAGGCGGCAACTGGAGAGAGAGATAATGGTTAAAGACATAACAGGTATTGAAGATATGCCATCATACAGCCTTCTCAGTCAATAG
- the LOC106414525 gene encoding uclacyanin-3-like has translation MGSTAAGALLLLLLAVVPAVFAVTYQVGDIGFWNSGVDYMDWVTGKTFRVGDTLEFQYGPSHSVAVVNKAGFDACDSTGALQTFSGGDTKIDLTTVGTMHFICPTPGHCQGGMKLAVTVAAVPPPATPSPPPSPKSPPPSPRTPPSSTPSPKSPPSSTPPKPAPHSPRKPKTPPPSASPPANGTPKSESPSSPSSPSPVTSPSPSPSPPINAVSKGVMMSYGMMAITMLLMYGIMS, from the exons ATGGGATCAACAGCGGCGGGagctctcctcctcctcctcctagcCGTAGTCCCTGCCGTCTTCGCCGTGACTTATCAGGTCGGCGATATTGGTTTCTGGAACAGTGGTGTCGATTACATGGATTGGGTTACTGGAAAGACTTTCAGGGTCGGTGACACTCTAG AGTTCCAATATGGACCTTCACACTCGGTGGCTGTGGTGAATAAAGCTGGCTTTGATGCCTGTGACAGTACCGGAGCATTGCAGACCTTCTCTGGTGGAGACACTAAGATCGATCTTACAACAGTTGGAACTATGCATTTCATTTGCCCTACTCCTGGTCACTGCCAAGGTGGCATGAAACTCGCCGTTACCGTCGCCGCTGTTCCACCTCCAGCCACCCCGTCACCACCTCCTTCCCCAAAATCTCCACCGCCTTCCCCTCGAACTCCACCGTCTTCCACTCCTTCCCCAAAATCTCCACCGTCTTCCACTCCTCCCAAGCCTGCACCTCACTCTCCGCGTAAACCTAAAACTCCGCCTCCATCTGCTTCTCCACCAGCCAATGGCACACCGAAGTCAGAGTCGCCATCCTCTCCATCCTCGCCGTCTCCAGTGACGTCCCCCTCACCGTCTCCATCGCCACCAATTAACGCAGTGTCTAAGGGAGTCATGATGAGCTATGGAATGATGGCGATCACCATGTTACTGATGTACGGTATCATGAGCTAA